From Brassica oleracea var. oleracea cultivar TO1000 chromosome C3, BOL, whole genome shotgun sequence, a single genomic window includes:
- the LOC106335871 gene encoding GPI-anchored protein LORELEI-like, which translates to MSLKFVSGALFFCLLLSIFPSFSSASFISDGVFGSQALVTGRNLLQTKKTCPVNFEFMNYTIITSQCKGPKFPVKECCSAFLDFACPYTEQLNDLSNDCATTMFSYINLYGKYPPGLFANQCKGGKEGLECPAMSPASAADVNAAINTASSPLWLTIFAALLVSVKLL; encoded by the exons ATGTCTCTCAAGTTCGTCTCTGGAGCTCTTTTCTTCTGTCTTCTACTCTCAATATTCCCATCTTTCTCATCCGCCAGTTTCATCTCAG ATGGTGTGTTCGGATCTCAGGCTTTGGTTACGGGAAGAAACCTACTTCAGACCAAGAAAA CATGTCCAGTGAACTTCGAGTTTATGAACTATACAATCATAACAAGCCAGTGCAAAGGTCCCAAATTCCCAGTAAAGGAATGCTGTTCCGCCTTTTTGGACTTTGCGTGTCCTTACACTGAACAGCTCAACGACCTGAGTAACGATTGTGCTACCACTATGTTCAGTTACATCAATCTCTATGGTAAATACCCGCCTGGACTTTTCGCTAACCAGTGCAAAGGAGGTAAAGAAGGTCTCGAGTGCCCCGCTATGTCTCCTGCTTCAGCAGCAGACGTAAACGCAGCCATCAACACCGCGTCTTCTCCTCTTTGGCTGACCATTTTTGCAGCTTTATTGGTTTCTGTTAAATTGTTATGA